The DNA window AAGATTTAAATCTCATAATAGAATTCCTTTTGTGCCTTCTATATTTTGCAACGTAGATGTTAATGCTACTATCACTGTTATAGCATGGATCAGCATGTTAAATATTTTACCTCATCAGTCATTCCTACTTACAaatttgagtttgagttgttgAGAGTTAGGAGAATGAGACTTTGGATAGACTTATAGCATACATGCCTACAGCATAACTTTATTTCTTAGTCATTCTCTTCATTTATTTTTCCTTCTTCAGCAGATTGAATAACTCTGAGCTGCTTGATGTGAATTTCAATAGTAATTTTTCCACTTTTCTTgtattggaaaataatttatctataaatttttcaataaataaatagacGGCGGTAATATGCTTCTCCTCCATCCATTAGGTCGGGAGTTCTCATCATCATCGGGTAGATGGAAAACCATTATTGatcgtttttttaaaaaagtttttcaataaataaatgaataaaatagttGATTTCTACTCGTAGCCAAATATTTATTCATTCGAGTATCATTGAACTTTTTATGATGCTGTATATTTGGCAATTTGAAGGTCGTCTAAACCAGTTTATTTCTTTTATGTTTTCCAGATCAATCAGGAGAGATTTGTCAGGAGAAAAAAGTTTTATACAAGCTAATTTCTGGCCTTCACTCCTCAATTTCAATTCATATTGCTGCTGAGTATCTGCTAGATGAATCTAAAAATCTGGTTAGAGTTCTGTCTTCTCCTTTATTCTTGTATTCTTATTGTGAATCACATTTTACTTGGTTTTCTTCAAAGATTCAAATTCTTCTGATAGTATTACATAGTTATACGAACAGCCTTTTTCATGAAAACCAGATCAGACTAGAAACCTAATAAATTCATTGCTATTCCAGTGGGGTAGAAATTTGGAGCTGATGTATGATCGTGTTTTGAGGTATCCTGATCGTGTGAGAAATTTATACTTCACTTTCATGTTTGTTCTCCGAGCTGTGACAAAAGTAAGTCTTTCACAATTTCATCTTCATTAAAAAGGTGTAAGATGTACTGGTTTATATTGAcacattttttgtgttttgtcTGGCTTCGCGCGATGCAGGCTGCAAATTACTTGGAGCAGGCTGAATACAATACTGGTAATCTTGAGGAGGACCTGAAAGCACAGTCTTTAATGCGCCAGCTACTGTACAACCCAAAACTACAGGCTGCATGTCCACTTCCGTTTGATGAAGCTAAATTGTGGCAAGGACAAAGTGGGCCCGAGTTGAAGCTTGAGATTCAAAAGAACTTCAGGAACATCAGGTTTGTAACAACGTTACTTGTCGAGTAGCCTCTACCTAATATCCTTATGCGAATCAAACTCAATTGCAAGTCTTGTTTGCCCAAAATTCTGCAATTTGTACTTTAGTGATGGATGAGTTTTGAACATGAGGCGACTACAATTAGGATACTTGTTTTGCAAGGTGgatttatttttagaaattggCATCTCATTATTCATCATATCTACTTATGTGTTTGTTACCGTGCATAGTTGATTTTTTATGCTAACTTGCTGCAATTATTGTGTATATTTTAGCGGTCTGATGGATTGTGTTGGATGCGAGAAATGTCGTCTTTGGGGTAAACTTCAGATCCTAGGTCTTGGAACTGCCCTGAAAATTCTGTTCTCCGTTGATGGTAAAAACCATCCAAACAAACCAGTAAGTTTAATGCAACTTAGAGACTTATATATATTACTCAAGATCGGCTCATGTATCTTGCTTGGTGAAACATTTTTCGAGAATTAATGCCGATTGGATCTCTCTTGCAGCTGCAACTGCAAAGAAATGAAGTGATTGCTTTAGTGAACCTTCTTCATCGACTCTCAGAATCTGTCAAACTTGTCAATGAAATCGGACCTTCAGTTGAAAAGACTGTGGAGGAGTTTACATCAGAGCCTTCGGTGCAAGAAATTAGTTTACTAGAAAGAGCATGGCTGGCAGTAGGAAGGATTCGGTAAGTACCCTATCTCCACATAAATTTGTCTTTTATCTTCGGATGATATGATGAAATCTGAACTAGACTTGTCCCCCCAGGATGATCCTTCCACTGTAGCTGGGCATAGTTTGTATGAATTTTGGAAGCCGTTATCGAGAATTTATACATAATACGGATCGAGCCGCTGTCATTGAGCCATCTAATTAAAAAGGACTAGCTATCAGAGAAGAGGCTGTAACTTTTTTTACAACCTGAAAAACATTTTTACTAGCCATCATATTTCTAGTTTTTTAGTGTTTTGTTGTCCCAAATTGGGGAGGCTTCGGAAGAATAGTATGTTTTGTAATGAAGAGTAGACAGCAATTATAAACCGTTGGTAGAAGCAAATTGTGTTTACCATTTTCAGTGACTAATTCCTTTATTAGATTTGTGTGCTCGAATCACtgtaggggtgtcgaaacgggtacccgcgggtacccgtacccggAGAACCGGGTACACGTACCCGTTTGTAGCCAAAATCTTTGTCCCGTTACCCGACCCGCACAGTGATGGGTACCCGACAGGCAGGTACCCGTACCCGACCCGTTTGTTATAATTTACCAAATACTCCAGCACATAGGTTACGTGTTATAATTCTAAAACTCATCCCCAAATACTTGCCACCTAAATCtatattttaatgcataaagAGGTTACGAGTCGAATGTATATTATCTCGTGATAAACTGGCATTTTAAGTAAAACTAGTAtcaacacccgtgctatgcacgggtcATGTGATTTTCTCTTAATCATacaaaatctaaattttaaacAATTCAACAGAAATAAGAACTAATGTAATTGTGTACAAAACATTTCTTATTAAGCACGAGAGGAAAACACGGCAGGATAAAACTTGATAGGTGTCGTCTTCCATACTTGCCCTTTCCTGCTTGCTTTCCAACTCAGAACAACAGGGACGAAACTGGGACTGAGTCTGCGACTACTCTTATAAATAAGCAAAAAGAAATTACTTTCCAACTCAGAACAACAGGGACGAAACTGGGACTGAGTCTGCGACTACTCTTATAAATAAGCAAAAAGAAATTACTCAACAGAAGGTACTCAAATGGCCACATCCTCCGGTTTACCTTCAGCAATTATCCAACATTCCTGGCCCATCAAGCCTATCTATCATTAACTTCCTCAATCGAGCGTTAAAACACTCTCTATTAGATTAGCTCAACTCATAAGAACTCAGAGCTACAACAAGGAGCTCCTTAACTCATTTAATACATACTCCATTGTCACTTTGTGAATGTGgaaagaataaagaaaaaaagatgattaaataaagataatgattttttcattttaggaaatgtaTTCATTAGAGTGTAAcatttgaaaagaaaaatatatcgCTTTGATTGGGAAAGATGGAATATATAGTATAGTACTATAacaaattatactccatttgtctCAAGTTATTTGAGTCGTATTTCATTTTAGGTTGTCCCaaattacttgagtcatttatctttttggttaaaaataaaacatctaatcacatctactttattctttttattctttctttaactttactcttttttttctcttactttattctctcatctactttgttttactttatttaactcaacacaactttcttaaatcccggccgaaaagaaacgcctcaagtaacgtggacggagggagtattagatatattagatactccctccgttactagaaagtatgaactttctaatatTATACGTAATAGTTAAACAACATAGTATCCctattaaaacttatatcatTACACGACACTACTAAAGATATGGAACCCacttccactaacactacttatcatttatctctctcttatttacATTATCAATTATACATTATGTTTACTTTTCAAGAGCGGAGGGGTTACTATATAAAAACATGTTTCAATagcttttttaaaaaagatggtaattataatatttttttgtaaaattaataacATAATAATCATGGACATAGCTCATCCCAGCTATATGCTTGAGCATgtctataaaagaaaatagcatAACAATCACATTTTAAGACaacgaaaaataaaaagaagaaagatggaGATCTGAAGAGCAGCCATAAGACAACGAAATAAGAAGTTGTCGGCCACGGCGAAGGTCGGACTTCGCCGTCGCCGACCACCATCtgtatttattttctcttcttaTCTTTTTCATCCCATGCTACTATTTGTTGGATTTTTTACTGCAAATCTAAAAAGTTATCTAATTATGATTATGAAAATTAAGATCGTAAATTTTTGAGATATTGAAATTTGATACCaagttgaaaattaaaattatatgatttttttaagACTATCTATATGATTTTAATTCAAACAAATATATCAAactcaaattcaaaaaaatattcaatattcACCTACTTCttatatttttcaatcataCTTCGgcaaatttatttgaataacaCAACCCCACCACACGTTATCAATAATTTATACTACAATTTTCTTACtatacaataaaaaatacactAACATGAAATCGTAAATATGGATATTAGATATACTATGCCATCATTGAAATATAGTAATGTGAAAGGTATTTTTAATGGCCCATGCTTagttagtttatttattttctatttcgcttaatattcttaattaatttaaataacgaattaaaattattatttaatctattaatttatattactattaaatattactccatctgtTTACTAAAAATAGACATAGATGTGCATGACACAAGTTTTTAATGttaaattggtaaagtaagagagatgaagaaaaaaataagagttGATGAGTATTAGTGGATTGTATGGTCCACAttattaatagtagtagtatttaaaagttaaaactttccatatttagaaaGAAGTCTAATTTTGATGGAGGACCCAAAATGGTAACCTTGTTTATTTTtagtggatggagggagtaatatttaatacTATATGATATCACAAATTACATAAGTGGATAATTCATTGTTAATCttaaatttattgaaaaataaattaacaataGTTTGAACCTATTATTTAAATGAATTAAACCTAATAAGCTAAATGGATTAgaaaactaattaaataattaagcttttgtcattaaaaaacaTTTACTACAAATTGTTCACCAAAAATCACGTACTCCGCACAAAGTTCAATGGTTTTCCCGCCCAAACGGCTTGTAATGGCATTTTGGTGAATTTTGACCTAGCTCTCgctttatatatttatagattatAGATTATAGATTATAGACAAGTGTAACACCTGAAGcacatacatatataattatatgGGGTGCATTATGTATTTATATCATTCTCTTTGTTCTTAGAAGTCCTATTTGAATTTCACATgagttttaaaatatataaagaaaaatgagtagaAAAAAAGAGTTGAATGTGAGATTCATTTTAACGTATTAGTTTCATAATATGCGAATAAAAAGAATCAAGACTCCTAATGGCAGAAAAAAGGAGTACTGCatattgtaatttgtatatttaatactGATAATAATCTGATTATATAATACAGAATTGTGAGTATACCAATGATTACATAATaaagatatactccctctgtgACTCTGTCcaaagttacttgagtcgtatttcattttgggttatccaaagttacttgagtcatttctgtttttttctaaaaataaaacatataatcacacatactttattttttcttttacattaatctctcttctctctcttactttaatatctttcctactttattttactttattaaatCCACTAAAcataactttcttaaatccgTGCCGAAAAtaaaacgcctcaagtaacgtgggacgaagggagtatgagGATACCAATGATTGAagtctaaaaataaaattaaaatataagataaATTACaactaataattataatttcaatttaAGGTAATATAAGAAAAATGTTAAAGCTAATTATGGAGTTTAAGTGCAACCCATTAGTATAATATTTAGAATTATATTAACACAATAAGAAGAAAATCATtagtataatatttaaaattagatTAACCCAATAAAGAGACATATATTGATTAGAACATTGTTAAATTATACTGCAAAGGCATTCACATTTTGACAATGTATACAACTCAAAAATACTGAAACATGATTAATATGAAATTATTAATAGACTATAATTTATAAGGTTTAAACCATTAAAGTCATACTCATATAAATTTGTTTACGTATCTCCTTAATTTTCATATACTCCTTATTTCTCCAACAGTTATTGACTTATAGTGTTAGAAACTCATTATCTATTAACTTAAATCATGGTCCAAAAGTTTGCACAATTTTCAATTATATTCAATAATTCCATAAAATTAATTCCATAAATTTCATGATATTAATTTAATCTCTAATATATTGCTTAACAACCTAAAACGTGCCAATACGTGAACCCATTAAATAGTAATCAATctgttagaaaatataatgcggaaaataaaagattattgcggaaagtaaaagattattgcggaaagtaaaagacgggaagaactttaaagactacattgtgaatgacttgaattttattctctccatggttacacaactatatatagactctaattctagctaaacatggaaaatatattctaattatactaatatccttttttGTTAacggttttaactcgtgtcaaggagctcttcaattttctgttgacagttttaactcgtgtcaaggagctcttcaattttttgttgacagttttaactcgtgtcaaggagcttgtctaaacagtttttactcatatttaggagctatcttagatagtttttgctcgtatctaggagccacttagatagttttagctcgtatccgGGAGCTATCTTAGACAGTTTTTGCTCATATCTAGGAGTCATCTTTGATAGTTTTAACTCATATCAAAGAGCTAATTCtaacagttttgactcttgtcgaggagcttattcaaacagttttgactcttgtcgaggagttAATTCTGATAGTTTTGACTCGTGtcgacagttttgactcttgtcgaggagctaattctgacagttttgacacttgtcgaggagctaattctgACCATTCTCGGTCCATTCCTGCTCAAACTATGAGCCcattcatttcttttatttcttgagCCTAATAACCATTAGGCCCAAATTTATTTCTCCTTTTTGGAGACCCTAATAATGAAGACATGAAACCATCAGCCTCCTTTATGTTTCTTCATGGGTCTTTTCTCGGTGACATACACTCCAAACATGCCACCTCCGACGAGTAATCGCCAAACTATATGGAGTCTCTGCTCCGTATGTcattctttttttacaatactTTTAATCATCCATCCGAAGTCTGCCCATTTCT is part of the Salvia splendens isolate huo1 chromosome 22, SspV2, whole genome shotgun sequence genome and encodes:
- the LOC121787659 gene encoding endoplasmic reticulum oxidoreductin-1-like; this translates as MAEAKAVGVGKKKHLKKSKEGKGGMRKLAAIGAALVVVVAIAMTYNHSQIHKSCHCSQDARKYTGIVEDCCCDYETVDSLNEGVLHPLLQDLVKTPFFRYFKVKLWCDCPFWPDDGMCKLRDCSVCECPENEFPEPFKRPIQYGLSSDDLKCQEGKPQAAVDRTLDSKAFRGWIEVDNPWTLDDETDNSEMTYVNLQLNPERYTGYTGPSARRIWDAIYSENCPKYQSGEICQEKKVLYKLISGLHSSISIHIAAEYLLDESKNLWGRNLELMYDRVLRYPDRVRNLYFTFMFVLRAVTKAANYLEQAEYNTGNLEEDLKAQSLMRQLLYNPKLQAACPLPFDEAKLWQGQSGPELKLEIQKNFRNISGLMDCVGCEKCRLWGKLQILGLGTALKILFSVDGKNHPNKPLQLQRNEVIALVNLLHRLSESVKLVNEIGPSVEKTVEEFTSEPSVQEISLLERAWLAVGRIRMILPL